In the Candidatus Tisiphia endosymbiont of Melanophora roralis genome, CATAACAGATGAGTTTCTAACAAAATTTAAAGGTAAGCAAAAAGAAGAAGAAAAAGTGAAAAAAGCAAAAGGTAAAGAATTGCTATAATTCAATTATGGGAGTTTTTGAAGTATAAGCCCAACAAACATAAGCCACTGCAAGGGCATCTGCTTCATCAAAGTTACTGATTGCAATTGCTCCTGGTAGTAAAAGTTTAATCATTTGCAGAACCTGATTTTTTTCAGCATGACCATAACCCACTACAGATTTTTTGATAACATTAGGTTTAAATTCTTGAAAAGCAATATCATATCCTCCTATAAGTGACATGACTGCTCCTCTAGCATATCCCAATTTTAAAGATGAAACATTATTTATATTAACAAATGTCTCCTCCATAGCAACAATAGCAGGTTTATATTGTACTATTATCTTTTGCAAGGACGAGCTAATGAAAGCTAACCTTTTATGCATTGCTTCGCTTGATTTAGTCTTTATGACCCCACTATCTAAATATTTCAGAGGCTTGGTATCAATTACCCCCCATCCCATACCAGCTAAAGATGGGTCAATTCCTAGTATAATCAAAATTATTCCCCCACTAATAGATTTTTGTAAAAAATTATCTAATTCTTCAATTCATTTATTTGAATATATTCCCTTTTAAAACTTTGATATAAAACTGGAATAACGAATATAGTGAAAAGAGTTCCTATACTCATTCCACCAACTATTACTAAACCAATAGAATTTTGTGCGGCTGCTCCTGCTCCAGAACTAATCACTAATGACATTGCCCCAAAAATAGTTGCTAGAGTAGTCATTAGAATAGGTCTAAGTCTTAAGCTAGAGGCCCTAGTTACAGCTTCTCTAACAGTTAGTCCTTGGTCTCTTAAGTTATTAGCAAATTCTACTATCATAATAGAATTTTTTGTTATCAAACCAATTAAAGTGATCAAACCAATATTACTATACATATTAAGCGTATTACCACATATTAAGAGCATTAATACCCCTCCAGTAATTGAGAATGGTACAGCAATAAGTATTAATATAGGATCAGTAAAACTTTCAAATTGAGCCGAAAGCACTAAATAAATAAACAACAAAGCAAATAAGAAAGTAACAATAAGATTACTTTGTGATTCTGTCATTCTTTTAATCTCTCCAATATATTCTAATGTAGTTGTGCTACTATCCAATAATTCATCAGCTATAGTATTTATCGAATTTATGGCATCGGTAATTTTTTGCTTTGGAGCTAAACCTGACGAAATCGTTACAGATCTAGAATTATTATAGTGGTTATAAGACTCAATAGACACTTTCTCAACCATATTAGCAACTACACTTAATGGCAGCAAATTATTAGTTGGTTTATTGGTTGGTATCAGTATCTTACTAAAATGATCGGTACTATTACGGTATTTTAGGTTATATTGCATAGTTATATCATAGAGATTATTGCCCATTCTGAAATCACCAATTTTTCTTGCTGCCAGCAAATATTGCAATGTTATTCCTATATTTTCTAAACTCACACCAAGCAGATAAGCTTTATCTCGGTTAACAATTACGTCAATTGTCGGCATAGAAGAATTTAAATCACTACCCACATTGATAAAAACTGGATCTTTCTTCATTTTATTAACGAATTTCTGTGATATTTGATCTAACTCGTCATATTCAAGTGAGGTCTGTAAAGTAAATTCGACAGCATTTCTAGCATTACCACTAACCAACGAAGGTGGATTTTGAGCAAAAATCGACATTCCCGCTATTTGTTGAAATTGCTTATTAAGCATATTTTTTATATCTTCTTGTGACATTAACCTTTCCTTCCAATCTTTAAGAGGTACGAAAGCAAAAGCACTGTTACTACCTCCAGAGCCAATTATTGTCAAATAACCTGCTATATCTTTATGAGGACTAAGTATTTTCTCAGCTTCTGCTACTATTTTTTCTGATTGTTTAATACTAGAACCTTGAGGACCAGTGAAGAAAATTTGTAAGAAACCATCATCTTCCTGAGGAATAAAAACTTTTTTGACAAAAATAAAACTAACAACTAGTACAACTAAAGATAGTGCAATAATAAGTGAGAATTTCTTTTTATGATCAAGAGCAAGATCTAAATAGTACAAATACTTGCCTTGTACTAATTTAATGAACTGATCAAATTTAACTAAAAACCCTAAAGGAGGTTGAACATTTTTGTTAATCATTCGACTTGCCATCATTGGCGTTAAAGTAATCGCCACAAAACCGGAAAATAAAACGCAGAATGCTAAGGTCCAAGCAAATTCAATGAATAACTTACCAATAAATCCATCTATAAAACCTATTGGTAAAAATACTGAAACAAGTGTTATAGTCATCGCTACAATGGCAAAACCAATTTCCTTAGATGCAAGAAAGGCAGCTTCTATAGGAGAATGCCCCATTTCATTGTACCTAAAAATGTTTTCTAACATTACTATTGCATCATCTACTACCAAACCAATAGCTAATATCATTGCTAAAAGGGTAAATATATTGATAGAAAATCCTAAATAATACATAACAATAAACGTACCAATTAATGATATCGGAACAGTTACAAATGGTATGAGGGTGATTTTTACTGATGCCAAGAACAGGTATATTACTACCATAACCAAAACTAGTGCTTCCATGATAGTGAAGAATACTGATCTGATTGAAGCCCTAACTGGAATTGATGAATCATGGGCTATATCAATTGTTATACCCTTAGGTAGATTTTTTTTTATTTTATCTAGTGAATATCTAACCTCTTTGGATAAATCAAGTATGTTTGCCTTCGATTGTTTTATAAGACCAAGTGCTATCGAGTTTTTTCCGTTATATCTAAAAATTACCTCAGTATCTGGAGGGGCTAAATATATTTTAGCAATATCCCGTAACTTTAATATATTAGCATCTTTCACTTTTAGTATAATTTTTTCAAACTCTTCCAGTTTACTTAAAGAGCCATCTAATCTTACAGTAAAATCACGTGCAGTTGTTTTAATAGTTCCTGCTGGATAATAAATATTTTGTTTTTTTATAGCACTCTCAATTTCTAACACTGACATTTTATGCTGATATAATTTTACCGGGTCTGGTTCTATACGCATAGAGTAATCTTTAGCACCATATATCTCAACCTGACCTATTGTTTCAAGTTTTTCTAAAATGGTTTTTACGCTATCTTGAACAATTTGGGTTAATTGTAAATCATCATATACATCACTACTGATACTTAAATACAAACTAGGGAAATTATCTGCATCCATCTTAGCAACATAAGGCATGCTCATACCTTGGGGGAATATGTAACTTATATCAGATATTTTAGACCGAACATCGTTTAAGGCTGTTTCTATATCAACCGATGATAGAAATCTTAAAACTATATGACTGCTACTTGTAGTACTTTGTGAAGTGATAGTATCAAGGTTCTTGACAGTTTTTAGTGCTTTTTCAATACGAGTTGTTATCTCTTTCTCCATATAAAGAGCATCTGCCCCAGGGTAATTTGCA is a window encoding:
- a CDS encoding efflux RND transporter permease subunit encodes the protein MYLSEICIKRPVFATVLSLVVVILGAVFFTKLQIRGIPDISFPVITVYANYPGADALYMEKEITTRIEKALKTVKNLDTITSQSTTSSSHIVLRFLSSVDIETALNDVRSKISDISYIFPQGMSMPYVAKMDADNFPSLYLSISSDVYDDLQLTQIVQDSVKTILEKLETIGQVEIYGAKDYSMRIEPDPVKLYQHKMSVLEIESAIKKQNIYYPAGTIKTTARDFTVRLDGSLSKLEEFEKIILKVKDANILKLRDIAKIYLAPPDTEVIFRYNGKNSIALGLIKQSKANILDLSKEVRYSLDKIKKNLPKGITIDIAHDSSIPVRASIRSVFFTIMEALVLVMVVIYLFLASVKITLIPFVTVPISLIGTFIVMYYLGFSINIFTLLAMILAIGLVVDDAIVMLENIFRYNEMGHSPIEAAFLASKEIGFAIVAMTITLVSVFLPIGFIDGFIGKLFIEFAWTLAFCVLFSGFVAITLTPMMASRMINKNVQPPLGFLVKFDQFIKLVQGKYLYYLDLALDHKKKFSLIIALSLVVLVVSFIFVKKVFIPQEDDGFLQIFFTGPQGSSIKQSEKIVAEAEKILSPHKDIAGYLTIIGSGGSNSAFAFVPLKDWKERLMSQEDIKNMLNKQFQQIAGMSIFAQNPPSLVSGNARNAVEFTLQTSLEYDELDQISQKFVNKMKKDPVFINVGSDLNSSMPTIDVIVNRDKAYLLGVSLENIGITLQYLLAARKIGDFRMGNNLYDITMQYNLKYRNSTDHFSKILIPTNKPTNNLLPLSVVANMVEKVSIESYNHYNNSRSVTISSGLAPKQKITDAINSINTIADELLDSSTTTLEYIGEIKRMTESQSNLIVTFLFALLFIYLVLSAQFESFTDPILILIAVPFSITGGVLMLLICGNTLNMYSNIGLITLIGLITKNSIMIVEFANNLRDQGLTVREAVTRASSLRLRPILMTTLATIFGAMSLVISSGAGAAAQNSIGLVIVGGMSIGTLFTIFVIPVLYQSFKREYIQINELKN
- the ruvC gene encoding crossover junction endodeoxyribonuclease RuvC — translated: MIILGIDPSLAGMGWGVIDTKPLKYLDSGVIKTKSSEAMHKRLAFISSSLQKIIVQYKPAIVAMEETFVNINNVSSLKLGYARGAVMSLIGGYDIAFQEFKPNVIKKSVVGYGHAEKNQVLQMIKLLLPGAIAISNFDEADALAVAYVCWAYTSKTPIIEL